From Pseudomonas sp. G.S.17, the proteins below share one genomic window:
- a CDS encoding response regulator transcription factor, which produces MNSVFIIDDHPVIRLAVRMLLENENYQVVGETDNGVDAMQMVRECMPDLIILDISIPKLDGLEVLARFNAMGLHSKILVLTSQTPSLFAIRCMQSGAAGNVCKQEDLSELLSSVKAVLSGYNYFPSQALTKATGENGQPSEIELFKLVNDRELMVLQLFAQGRTNKEIAKGMFLSNKTVSTYKTRLMQKLRVKTLVELIEMAKRNALV; this is translated from the coding sequence ATGAACTCAGTATTTATCATCGACGATCACCCGGTTATTCGCCTCGCCGTTCGAATGCTCCTGGAAAACGAAAATTACCAAGTGGTGGGTGAAACCGATAACGGTGTGGATGCCATGCAGATGGTCCGCGAATGCATGCCGGATCTGATCATCCTCGACATCAGCATCCCCAAGCTCGACGGCCTGGAAGTGCTGGCCCGGTTCAATGCCATGGGTCTGCATTCGAAGATTCTGGTCCTGACTTCGCAGACCCCCAGCCTGTTCGCCATCCGGTGCATGCAATCGGGTGCCGCAGGCAATGTCTGCAAACAGGAAGACCTCAGTGAACTGCTCAGCTCGGTGAAAGCGGTTTTATCCGGCTACAATTACTTCCCGAGCCAGGCGCTGACCAAAGCGACTGGCGAAAATGGCCAGCCCAGCGAAATCGAACTGTTCAAGTTGGTCAATGATCGCGAATTGATGGTATTGCAGCTGTTCGCTCAGGGGCGCACAAATAAAGAAATCGCCAAGGGAATGTTTCTCAGCAATAAGACCGTAAGCACTTACAAAACACGCCTGATGCAAAAGCTCAGGGTTAAAACCTTGGTAGAACTTATCGAGATGGCAAAACGCAACGCGCTCGTGTGA
- a CDS encoding EAL domain-containing protein has protein sequence MIDGQPLACFQPFIDTATGRIAGVEALGRLRQSDNRLTSVGPLFADPRMPGTELRRLDRIIRDNALSRLHEAPDDWFLSLNISPRWISRLRPDQALPSLKQLKKHGIAPERIVFEITELGGNSQRLAEVVSRYREAGARIAIDDFGAGYSQLDRVLALQPDILKLDMRLFQAAARGGPSSDVVKALAQMAEKTGCWIIAEGVETEAELHFALECGSRYVQGFLFAQGELEFFRADAFVAQFAELRDRYVLRKVAERARLMSLRQQLTTLMSILQRWEENQSPVSELPKLLDYPWLLRFYQCDRHGTQLTPNLEWRNGAWHSDARYLGHNWSWRPYFYHLLAEGWHERRLSLSNTYRDATSNQYCLTAGQFFDNGQRLLLIDVDAAGM, from the coding sequence GTGATCGATGGGCAACCACTTGCCTGCTTTCAGCCGTTCATCGATACCGCTACTGGCCGTATTGCTGGTGTTGAAGCCTTGGGCCGCTTGCGTCAGAGCGATAATCGACTGACGTCAGTCGGCCCGCTGTTCGCCGATCCGAGAATGCCCGGCACCGAGTTGCGGCGCCTGGACCGAATCATCCGCGACAACGCGCTGAGTCGGCTCCATGAAGCGCCGGATGACTGGTTCCTGAGCCTGAACATTTCCCCCCGATGGATCAGTCGCCTAAGACCCGATCAGGCGCTGCCCAGCCTCAAACAACTGAAAAAGCACGGCATTGCGCCGGAAAGAATCGTGTTCGAAATCACCGAGCTGGGCGGCAATAGTCAACGCCTTGCTGAGGTTGTCAGCCGTTACCGTGAAGCGGGTGCGAGGATCGCCATTGATGATTTCGGTGCAGGCTATTCGCAACTGGACCGCGTGCTGGCCTTGCAGCCGGACATCCTCAAGCTCGACATGCGCCTGTTCCAGGCTGCCGCGCGCGGAGGGCCGAGCAGTGACGTGGTCAAAGCCCTGGCGCAGATGGCCGAGAAAACCGGCTGCTGGATCATCGCCGAAGGTGTTGAAACCGAGGCGGAACTGCATTTTGCCCTGGAGTGCGGCTCGCGCTACGTGCAGGGCTTTCTCTTCGCCCAGGGCGAGCTGGAGTTCTTCCGGGCGGATGCATTTGTCGCGCAATTCGCCGAATTACGGGATCGTTATGTGCTGCGTAAAGTGGCCGAGCGCGCCAGGCTGATGAGCCTGCGCCAGCAACTGACCACCTTGATGTCGATCCTGCAGCGCTGGGAGGAAAACCAGAGCCCGGTCAGCGAGTTGCCAAAACTGCTCGACTACCCCTGGCTGCTGCGTTTCTATCAATGTGACCGCCACGGAACGCAACTCACGCCGAACCTCGAATGGCGCAACGGGGCCTGGCACTCGGACGCCAGATACCTGGGGCATAACTGGTCATGGCGCCCCTACTTCTACCACTTGCTGGCTGAAGGATGGCATGAACGACGCCTGAGCCTGTCGAACACTTACCGCGACGCTACCAGCAATCAGTATTGCCTGACTGCGGGCCAGTTCTTCGATAATGGTCAGCGCCTGCTGCTCATTGATGTGGATGCGGCAGGAATGTAA
- a CDS encoding phage holin family protein has product MALGTESGPEQDQTSSPRRLGAAFLGLLHSHVELFGIELQEQKARTLSLLLFAGLALVFALLLLTGLSALLLIVLWDSYRLAGIIGLCVFYTLAALFCAMRLKAAIFDESSPFNATLEELANDRERLMP; this is encoded by the coding sequence ATGGCTTTGGGAACGGAATCCGGTCCTGAACAGGACCAAACCTCATCGCCACGGCGATTGGGCGCGGCATTCCTGGGCTTGCTGCACAGCCACGTCGAGCTGTTCGGCATAGAACTACAGGAACAGAAAGCTCGCACCTTGAGCCTCCTGCTGTTTGCCGGCCTTGCGCTGGTTTTCGCACTGCTGTTATTGACCGGGCTCTCGGCCTTGTTGCTGATTGTGCTGTGGGACAGCTATAGGCTGGCCGGCATCATCGGCCTCTGCGTGTTCTACACCCTGGCCGCGCTATTTTGTGCGATGCGTTTAAAAGCCGCCATATTCGACGAGTCCTCGCCATTCAACGCGACCCTCGAAGAGTTGGCCAATGACCGTGAGCGATTGATGCCATGA
- a CDS encoding YggL family protein: protein MATNRSRRLRKKLCVDEFQELGFELNLDFKEDLDDEAIDAFLDAFLTEAMDANGLDYVGGDDFGLVCLANRGSVTEEQRAVVEAWLKARSELTAVTVSPLIDAWHPETPINPVA, encoded by the coding sequence ATGGCCACTAACCGTTCCCGCCGTCTGCGCAAAAAACTGTGCGTAGATGAATTCCAGGAGCTGGGTTTTGAGCTGAACCTGGACTTCAAGGAAGATCTGGACGACGAGGCGATCGATGCATTCCTCGACGCTTTCCTGACTGAAGCCATGGACGCTAATGGCCTGGACTATGTTGGCGGTGATGACTTCGGTCTGGTTTGCCTGGCCAACCGTGGCTCGGTCACCGAAGAGCAGCGTGCTGTTGTTGAAGCATGGCTGAAAGCTCGCAGCGAATTGACGGCCGTCACTGTCAGCCCGCTGATCGACGCTTGGCATCCGGAAACGCCGATCAACCCGGTAGCCTGA
- a CDS encoding ammonium transporter, translating into MDNLQSAVDTLVHSSNTLFLLLGAVMVLAMHAGFAFLEVGTVRHKNQVNALAKILSDFAVSTLAYFFIGYWISYGVSFLQPAAVLSADHGYVLVKFFFLLTFAAAIPAIISGGIAERARFAPQLCATVLIVAFIYPFFEGMVWNGNFGLQRWLASSFGASFHDFAGSVVVHAMGGWLALAAVLLLGPRNGRYREGRLVAYPPSSIPFLALGSWILIVGWFGFNVMSAQTLQGVSGLVAVNSLMAMVGGTVAALIVGRNDPGFLHNGPLAGLVAICAGSDLMHPVGALITGVIAGALFVWCFTAAQVRWKIDDVLGVWPLHGLCGVWGGIACGIFGQTAFGGLGGVSLISQLIGTGLGVLVALLGGFAVYGAIKLIIGLRLTQEQEYYGADLSIHKIGAVSQD; encoded by the coding sequence ATGGATAACTTACAAAGCGCCGTTGACACATTGGTCCACAGCTCCAATACCCTGTTTCTGCTGCTGGGTGCGGTCATGGTACTGGCCATGCACGCCGGTTTTGCATTCCTGGAAGTCGGCACTGTCCGACACAAAAACCAGGTCAATGCGCTGGCGAAAATCCTCAGTGACTTCGCGGTCTCGACCCTTGCCTATTTCTTTATAGGCTACTGGATCTCCTACGGCGTGAGCTTTCTGCAGCCGGCGGCAGTGCTCAGTGCCGACCACGGCTATGTGCTGGTGAAATTCTTCTTTCTGTTGACGTTCGCTGCGGCTATTCCGGCGATCATTTCCGGAGGCATCGCCGAGCGTGCACGGTTTGCGCCGCAGCTGTGTGCCACGGTGCTGATCGTGGCGTTCATCTATCCGTTCTTTGAAGGAATGGTCTGGAACGGTAATTTCGGCCTGCAACGTTGGCTGGCCTCGTCCTTTGGCGCGAGTTTCCATGATTTCGCCGGTTCTGTCGTGGTTCATGCCATGGGCGGCTGGTTGGCGCTGGCTGCGGTGTTGCTGCTCGGGCCGCGTAACGGGCGTTATCGGGAAGGGCGTCTGGTGGCTTATCCACCTTCGAGCATCCCGTTTCTGGCGCTTGGGTCGTGGATTCTGATTGTCGGCTGGTTCGGTTTCAACGTCATGAGCGCCCAGACCTTGCAAGGCGTCAGCGGGCTGGTGGCGGTCAATTCACTGATGGCCATGGTCGGCGGCACGGTCGCGGCATTGATTGTCGGGCGTAACGACCCAGGCTTTTTGCATAACGGCCCCTTGGCCGGGTTGGTGGCAATCTGCGCGGGTTCGGACCTGATGCACCCGGTGGGCGCATTGATCACCGGCGTTATCGCTGGCGCATTGTTCGTCTGGTGTTTCACCGCAGCACAGGTGCGCTGGAAAATCGACGACGTGTTGGGCGTGTGGCCGTTGCATGGTCTGTGCGGCGTCTGGGGCGGTATCGCCTGTGGCATCTTCGGCCAGACAGCATTCGGCGGGTTGGGCGGCGTGAGCTTGATCAGCCAGTTGATCGGTACCGGGCTCGGTGTGCTGGTGGCGCTGCTCGGTGGCTTCGCCGTGTACGGCGCGATCAAGCTGATCATTGGTCTGCGGCTGACCCAGGAACAGGAGTATTACGGTGCCGACCTGTCGATCCACAAGATCGGCGCAGTGAGTCAGGACTGA
- the dacB gene encoding D-alanyl-D-alanine carboxypeptidase/D-alanyl-D-alanine-endopeptidase yields MIKSLRPLFFFALLLPLELPAQAAVINTTLPPKVQQALKASKLGDDALSLVMLPLNGPGNPTVFNADVSVNPASTMKLITTYAALEMLGPTHQWRTEFFTDGTLTNGVLHGNLYLKGGGDPKLNMEKLWLLMRDLRANGVQQVTGDLVLDRSHFVQPQLPVFDDDGNDKNKPFLVKPDSLMINLKALRFITRNDGGKILVSVEPPIASIRVENQVKAVASKQCAGEVRYSPIPQADGTVVVTVSGQLGDGCNSQTYLSLLDHPTYAAGAVRAIWQELGGSILGKDRVDVVPGSAKLLAKAFSPDLTEIIRDINKFSNNTMAQQLFLSLGSEYRNEADGDDAKAAQRVIRQWLAKKGITAPHLVMENGSGLSRAERVSAREMAIILQAAWRSPYAAEFMSSMPLAGMDGTMRKRLKRTPLLGEAHIKTGTLNTVRAIAGFSRDSNGNTWAVVAILNDPRPWGASSVLDEVLVELYRQPKLANTTVSIQQQ; encoded by the coding sequence ATGATCAAGTCTTTGCGTCCTCTGTTTTTTTTCGCCCTTTTGCTGCCACTGGAACTGCCTGCTCAGGCTGCGGTGATCAACACCACGCTGCCGCCCAAGGTTCAGCAAGCCCTGAAAGCCAGCAAGCTGGGCGACGATGCCTTGTCACTGGTGATGTTGCCGCTTAACGGCCCCGGCAATCCGACGGTTTTCAACGCCGACGTATCGGTCAACCCGGCGTCGACCATGAAGTTGATCACCACCTATGCCGCGCTGGAAATGCTCGGCCCGACCCATCAATGGAGGACCGAGTTCTTCACCGACGGCACCCTGACCAACGGTGTGCTGCACGGCAACCTTTACCTTAAGGGCGGCGGCGACCCCAAGCTCAACATGGAAAAGCTCTGGCTGCTGATGCGCGATCTGCGCGCCAATGGCGTCCAGCAGGTGACCGGTGATCTGGTTCTGGACCGCAGCCATTTCGTGCAGCCACAGCTGCCGGTGTTCGACGATGATGGCAACGACAAGAACAAGCCGTTCCTTGTCAAACCCGACTCGTTGATGATCAACCTCAAGGCCCTGCGCTTCATCACCCGCAACGACGGCGGCAAGATTCTCGTGTCGGTCGAACCGCCAATCGCCAGCATCCGCGTGGAAAATCAGGTCAAGGCCGTAGCCTCCAAGCAATGCGCCGGCGAAGTGCGTTACAGCCCGATCCCGCAGGCGGACGGAACGGTCGTGGTCACCGTCAGCGGGCAACTGGGCGATGGCTGCAACTCCCAGACCTATCTGTCACTGCTCGACCACCCGACCTACGCAGCAGGCGCTGTACGCGCGATCTGGCAGGAACTGGGCGGCAGCATCCTCGGCAAGGACCGCGTCGATGTGGTACCGGGCAGCGCAAAACTGCTGGCCAAGGCATTCTCGCCAGACCTCACGGAAATCATTCGCGACATCAATAAATTCAGTAACAACACCATGGCGCAGCAGTTGTTCCTGAGCCTGGGTTCAGAATATCGCAACGAAGCCGATGGCGATGACGCCAAGGCCGCGCAACGGGTGATCCGCCAGTGGCTGGCAAAAAAAGGCATCACCGCGCCACACCTGGTCATGGAAAACGGTTCGGGCCTGTCCCGTGCAGAACGCGTCAGCGCGCGTGAAATGGCGATCATTTTGCAAGCCGCATGGCGCAGCCCGTATGCCGCCGAGTTCATGAGTTCGATGCCGCTGGCCGGTATGGATGGCACCATGCGCAAGCGTCTCAAGCGTACGCCGCTGCTGGGCGAGGCGCATATCAAGACCGGTACGTTGAACACGGTTCGCGCCATTGCCGGCTTCAGCCGCGACAGCAACGGCAATACCTGGGCGGTGGTAGCCATCCTCAATGATCCGCGCCCATGGGGCGCATCGTCAGTGCTTGATGAAGTGCTGGTCGAGTTGTACCGCCAGCCGAAGCTGGCCAACACCACCGTTTCGATTCAGCAGCAGTAA
- a CDS encoding YqjD family protein, whose amino-acid sequence MSRQTAQNAQEILLNDFQILVADTEKLLSHTASLAGEQADELRGQIQESLLKARETLKVTEESLRARGQAAVVATEDYVQTNPWQSVGIAAGVGFLIGLLATRR is encoded by the coding sequence ATGTCCCGCCAAACAGCACAGAATGCCCAGGAAATTTTGCTGAACGACTTCCAAATCCTGGTCGCAGACACGGAAAAGCTGCTTAGCCATACCGCCTCACTGGCAGGCGAACAGGCAGACGAATTGCGTGGGCAGATTCAGGAAAGTTTGTTGAAAGCGCGTGAGACTCTCAAAGTTACTGAAGAGTCGCTGCGCGCGCGCGGTCAGGCTGCAGTCGTGGCCACCGAAGATTATGTCCAGACCAATCCATGGCAATCGGTCGGCATCGCTGCCGGCGTTGGTTTCCTGATCGGTCTGCTGGCGACAAGGCGCTAA
- a CDS encoding response regulator, with the protein MFKHNLRILLVEDHPFQLIATQILLNNQGYFLLTPVLTATEALDAMTRTPKPYDLLLCDQGLPDFQGFDLIERAHKRGFVRRAILLSGLGDSQLHTLEQMAHERGLPLLGCLSKPLHGPDLCRMLDVPIPDA; encoded by the coding sequence ATGTTTAAACACAACTTGCGCATCCTGCTGGTGGAGGATCATCCATTTCAACTGATCGCCACGCAGATCCTGCTCAACAATCAGGGGTATTTCCTGCTGACCCCGGTCCTGACAGCCACCGAGGCACTGGACGCCATGACGCGCACTCCCAAACCCTACGACCTGCTGCTTTGCGACCAGGGTCTGCCGGACTTCCAGGGGTTCGACCTGATTGAACGGGCCCACAAACGAGGCTTCGTCCGCCGCGCGATACTCCTCAGCGGACTGGGCGACAGCCAGTTGCACACACTCGAACAGATGGCACATGAGCGCGGCCTTCCACTATTGGGCTGCCTGAGCAAACCCCTGCACGGCCCGGATCTGTGCCGCATGCTTGATGTCCCCATCCCCGACGCATGA
- a CDS encoding diguanylate cyclase, whose amino-acid sequence MPSNPVRRKILGFISEQASPWVVALTALVLGAVLTIILALANYELYKRQLIQRFGLLANEHFSRIQERLDGQAYRLDSLRRFFVFSDQISRAEFNGFAAPLLTGTQAYSWAPRVVESEREPFERQAVTEGLNGFSVRELDAAGGLQKAAQRAEYFPVLFTQSRSTLPLPLGFDIASEQVRHQALERGRQLGTMVATPRLHLVGLEPINATGILLLSPVLVGDARFSARAEDVTGFVMAVISLSALMTDGLPTQENLAVTLRDLAAPDPSEPLYQSPTAAAESDLRVSTLLTLADRNYLLEIRPTAIFLNSNPSQRVNVILLGGLLSVMLSALLYSLVGQRQRALRLVDQRTSELRQREQQLRGTHGQLRNVLNAATEVAIIATDLNGVISTFNVGAQKMLGYTHDEVVGRFTLRDLQVTAELEAHAQRLSVGYGTQVSAGEALFVEASQESIHQSREWTFVRRDSSTLSVNMLVTAVRDEQGQWVGYLAVCIDITERKRVEEELRRLAVTDSLTGAFNRRYFQERFAVELGRVQGNGGELSVIMLDVDHFKRINDQLGHAMGDWALQAISQRISLRLRSNDVFCRLGGEEFMVLCPGTDAVQAYQLALDLWRELRSQPVDGVGVITASFGVAGWREGEGDDALLLRVDSRVYAAKQAGRDRVEPDLL is encoded by the coding sequence ATGCCGTCCAATCCTGTACGCCGGAAGATTCTTGGCTTTATCAGCGAGCAGGCCTCACCTTGGGTCGTTGCACTAACGGCCCTGGTTTTGGGGGCGGTGTTGACGATCATCCTCGCCCTCGCCAATTATGAACTCTACAAGCGCCAGCTGATCCAGCGCTTCGGCCTGTTGGCCAATGAGCATTTCAGTCGCATTCAGGAACGCCTGGACGGCCAGGCTTATCGCCTGGACAGCCTGCGGCGTTTCTTTGTCTTTTCCGATCAGATCAGCCGTGCCGAATTTAACGGTTTTGCTGCGCCATTGCTGACCGGCACCCAGGCCTACTCGTGGGCGCCGAGGGTCGTCGAGTCCGAGCGCGAGCCTTTCGAGCGTCAGGCGGTGACCGAAGGCTTGAACGGTTTCAGCGTGCGGGAGCTGGACGCTGCGGGCGGGCTGCAGAAAGCTGCGCAAAGGGCGGAATATTTCCCGGTACTCTTCACTCAGTCACGCAGCACATTGCCATTGCCGCTGGGTTTCGACATTGCCTCCGAACAGGTGCGCCACCAGGCGCTGGAGCGGGGACGTCAGCTGGGCACCATGGTCGCGACTCCCCGCCTGCACCTGGTGGGTCTGGAGCCCATCAACGCCACCGGGATTCTGTTGCTGTCTCCGGTGCTGGTGGGAGACGCGAGATTTTCGGCCCGGGCAGAGGATGTAACCGGCTTTGTCATGGCCGTGATCAGCCTGAGCGCCCTGATGACCGACGGCTTGCCGACCCAGGAAAACCTCGCCGTGACCCTGCGCGACCTGGCCGCGCCCGACCCGTCGGAGCCGTTGTATCAGTCGCCCACGGCGGCCGCCGAGTCTGATTTGCGGGTCAGCACGTTGTTGACTCTGGCCGATCGCAACTACCTGCTGGAGATCCGTCCAACCGCGATTTTCCTTAACAGTAATCCATCGCAGAGGGTCAACGTGATCCTGTTGGGCGGTTTGCTGAGCGTGATGCTCAGCGCGTTGCTTTACAGCCTCGTCGGCCAGCGGCAACGCGCGCTGCGTCTGGTGGACCAGCGGACCTCGGAGCTGCGCCAGCGCGAGCAGCAATTGCGCGGCACCCACGGCCAGCTGCGCAATGTGCTCAACGCCGCAACCGAGGTGGCAATCATTGCCACCGACCTGAATGGTGTGATCAGTACCTTTAATGTCGGCGCTCAGAAAATGCTCGGTTACACCCATGACGAGGTGGTGGGGCGCTTCACGCTGAGGGATTTACAGGTGACGGCGGAGCTTGAAGCGCATGCCCAGCGCCTGAGTGTCGGGTATGGCACGCAGGTTTCAGCGGGCGAAGCGCTCTTTGTCGAAGCCAGCCAGGAGAGCATCCATCAGTCTCGGGAATGGACCTTCGTGCGGCGCGACAGCAGCACATTGTCAGTCAATATGCTGGTCACGGCTGTGCGGGACGAGCAAGGTCAGTGGGTCGGCTATCTGGCGGTCTGTATTGATATCACCGAGCGCAAGCGGGTCGAGGAAGAGTTGCGCAGGTTGGCGGTAACGGATTCGCTGACCGGAGCCTTTAACCGTCGCTATTTCCAGGAACGCTTCGCGGTCGAGCTAGGCCGGGTCCAGGGTAATGGCGGAGAACTGTCGGTGATCATGCTGGATGTCGATCATTTCAAAAGGATCAATGACCAGCTTGGGCATGCCATGGGCGATTGGGCGTTGCAGGCCATTTCACAGCGCATCAGTCTGCGGCTGCGTAGCAATGATGTGTTCTGCCGGTTGGGTGGGGAAGAGTTCATGGTGCTCTGTCCTGGCACCGATGCCGTTCAGGCTTACCAACTGGCGCTCGATCTGTGGCGTGAGCTGCGCAGTCAGCCGGTCGATGGTGTTGGTGTCATTACCGCGAGTTTCGGCGTTGCTGGCTGGCGCGAAGGGGAAGGCGACGATGCGTTGTTGCTGCGCGTGGATTCGCGGGTCTACGCAGCCAAGCAGGCGGGGCGGGATCGGGTCGAGCCGGACCTGCTTTAA
- the sodC gene encoding superoxide dismutase [Cu-Zn] SodC, translating into MKSYLWLGLMGAVSLNSAFAETRSVPMNLVSATDAPQPIGEVFISETPYGLLFTPNLKSLPAGVHGFHVHANASCEAAMKDGVKVAAEAAGGHFDPGKTGKHLGPYAEGHLGDLPAIYVSADGMATYPVLAPRLKKLSQVKDHALMIHAGADNHADVPKPLGGGGERMACGVI; encoded by the coding sequence ATGAAATCTTATCTATGGCTTGGCTTGATGGGCGCGGTATCCCTTAACAGTGCTTTCGCCGAAACCCGCTCGGTACCCATGAACCTGGTCAGCGCGACCGACGCGCCTCAGCCGATCGGCGAGGTCTTCATCAGCGAAACGCCCTACGGCCTGTTATTCACGCCCAATCTGAAATCACTGCCCGCCGGAGTGCATGGCTTTCATGTGCATGCCAACGCCAGTTGCGAAGCTGCCATGAAGGACGGGGTCAAGGTTGCCGCCGAGGCTGCGGGCGGCCACTTCGATCCGGGCAAGACCGGCAAGCACCTGGGGCCTTACGCCGAAGGGCATCTGGGCGATCTTCCGGCAATCTACGTCAGCGCAGACGGCATGGCGACATACCCGGTTCTGGCGCCTCGCTTGAAAAAACTCTCCCAGGTCAAGGATCACGCACTGATGATCCATGCCGGTGCCGATAACCATGCGGATGTGCCCAAGCCTTTGGGCGGCGGGGGCGAGCGCATGGCCTGCGGGGTGATCTGA
- a CDS encoding glutaredoxin family protein produces the protein MPPECQLFGTLGCHLCEVAEAELLPLVEHGLLVELVDIGEHARLIDDYALRIPVLRRVDTGAELDWPFDAEQIVTFLRK, from the coding sequence ATGCCTCCGGAATGCCAGCTATTCGGTACCTTGGGTTGCCACCTATGCGAAGTCGCTGAAGCCGAGTTGTTGCCGCTGGTCGAGCATGGTTTGCTGGTTGAGCTGGTGGACATCGGCGAACACGCAAGGCTGATCGACGATTACGCTCTGCGCATTCCCGTCCTGCGGCGCGTGGATACCGGCGCAGAGCTGGACTGGCCGTTCGATGCCGAGCAGATCGTGACGTTTTTGCGCAAGTGA
- a CDS encoding deoxyguanosinetriphosphate triphosphohydrolase → MDWQTLLNRERLGKTLHSPEELGRSPFHKDHDRIIFSGAFRRLGRKTQVHPVSSNDHIHTRLTHSLEVSCVGRSLGMRVGETLRSALPDWCDPGDLGMVIQSACLAHDIGNPPFGHSGEDAIRNWFNQAAGRGWLDAMSAVERDDFLNFEGNAQGFRVLTQLEYHQFDGGTRLTYATLGTYLKYPWTARHADSLGYKKHKFGCYQSELPILEQIAHKLGLPQLEEQRWARHPLVYLMEAADDICYALIDLEDGLEMDLLDYAEVEGLLLSLVGDDLPDTYRQLGPDDSRRRKLAILRGKAIEHLTNAAARAFVEQQDALLAGTLSGDLVEHMHGPAKRCVLDAKDMARKKIFQDKRKTLHEIGAYTTLEILLNAFCGAAVEQFGGRTPSFKHRRILDLMGNSAPDPHAPLHASFLRMIDFIAGMTDSYASEMAREMTGRSSPM, encoded by the coding sequence TTGGACTGGCAAACCCTGCTCAACCGCGAACGTCTTGGCAAAACCCTGCACAGCCCCGAAGAGTTGGGGCGCAGTCCTTTTCACAAGGATCACGACCGGATCATCTTCTCCGGCGCGTTTCGCCGCCTCGGACGCAAGACACAGGTGCATCCGGTATCGAGCAACGACCATATCCATACCCGCCTGACCCATTCGCTGGAAGTCAGCTGCGTCGGTCGCTCGCTGGGCATGCGTGTCGGTGAAACCTTGCGTAGCGCCCTTCCCGACTGGTGTGACCCAGGTGACCTGGGCATGGTCATCCAGTCGGCCTGCCTGGCCCACGATATCGGCAATCCGCCGTTTGGCCACTCTGGCGAGGATGCGATTCGCAACTGGTTCAATCAGGCAGCCGGGCGCGGCTGGCTGGATGCAATGAGCGCAGTCGAGCGCGATGACTTTCTCAACTTTGAGGGCAATGCCCAGGGTTTTCGGGTCCTGACCCAACTGGAATATCACCAGTTTGACGGTGGCACACGCCTGACCTACGCAACGCTGGGCACGTACCTGAAATACCCCTGGACCGCGCGACATGCCGACTCCCTCGGCTACAAAAAACACAAGTTCGGCTGCTATCAGAGCGAGCTGCCGATCCTCGAACAGATCGCCCACAAACTGGGCTTGCCGCAACTTGAGGAACAACGCTGGGCGCGCCATCCGTTGGTGTACCTGATGGAAGCCGCCGATGACATCTGCTATGCCCTGATCGATCTGGAAGACGGGCTGGAGATGGACCTGCTGGACTATGCCGAAGTCGAGGGTCTGCTGCTGAGCCTGGTGGGCGATGATTTGCCGGACACCTATCGTCAGCTCGGCCCGGACGACTCGCGGCGGCGCAAACTGGCCATTCTGCGCGGCAAGGCCATCGAACACCTGACCAACGCTGCCGCGCGGGCATTCGTCGAGCAACAGGACGCGCTGCTGGCCGGCACGCTTAGTGGCGATCTGGTCGAACACATGCATGGCCCGGCAAAGCGCTGTGTGCTCGATGCCAAGGACATGGCGCGCAAGAAGATCTTCCAGGACAAGCGCAAGACCCTGCACGAGATCGGCGCCTACACCACCCTCGAGATTCTCCTCAACGCGTTTTGCGGCGCAGCAGTGGAACAGTTCGGCGGGCGCACGCCGTCGTTCAAGCATCGTCGCATTCTCGACCTGATGGGCAACAGCGCCCCCGACCCACATGCGCCACTGCACGCATCATTCCTGCGCATGATCGACTTCATCGCCGGGATGACCGACAGCTACGCCAGTGAAATGGCCAGGGAGATGACCGGGCGTTCGAGCCCCATGTAA